The nucleotide sequence CGCATATTGCTTCGATTCGTGGACGAAGCGGCGCGCGAGCCCGAAGGCCCGCTCGTAGAAGGCGACGGACCGCTCGACGTCCTGCACGTAGAGAATGACGTACCCGAGATTCATACCGGCGGCTTGTATCACGAGGCCGGCGAGGGGTTCAAGGGCGGGGTTGTCAGGGTTCCTTTCGGTGCGCACGGCCGGACGATGCACTTTGTCGTGGACCCGGGACGGGCGCTCGGACAAACTGGGCCGCGCGTCGGAGCGACGCATCGAGGAGAGTCGAGCACATGACCGAAGCGAATACGTATACGGGCGGCTGTCACTGCGGGAAGGTTCGTTACGAGGTGAAGGCCGGCATCCAGGACTTGGTGTCGTGCAATTGCTCGATCTGCATGAAATCGGGCACGTTGCTCGCCTTCGTGCCGGCCGCGGCGGTCACGCTGCTCTCGGGCGGGGACGTCGTCGCGGATTACCAGTTCGGCAAGAAGCACATTCATCACCTGTTTTGCCCGACCTGCGGGGTCCGCACGTTCGGCCGCGGCGCGATGCCGGACGGCACCGAGATGTACGCGATCAACGTCCGCACGATCGACGACGTGGATCTCGGCGCGTTCAAGGTGAAGGAGTTCGACGGGAAGAGCCTCTGATGGATCCCGACAGGAACGCCGGCGCAGGCGCTGGGACGCAGGCAAACGTGATCATCGAGCGGCTGCGCGCCATCTGCATGTCGCTGCCCGACGCGAACGAGCGTGTCTCCCACGGCGAGCCCGCCTGGTTCGCCGGCAAGGGCCGCATGTTCGCGTCCCTCGACAACCATCATCACGGCGCGCCGCACCTCTCGGTTTGGCTCCCCGCGCCGCTCGGCGCGCAGGAGGCGCTCATCGAGACGGATCCAGCGCGCTTCTTCAGGCCGCCTTATGTGGGCCCGAGCGGGTGGATCGGCATGGTGCTCGACACGAACCCCGACTGGAAGCAGGTCGGCGAGCTCGTGCGAGACGCCTATCTGCACGTCGCAGGGAAGCGGCTGCGGGAGCGGGCCCTGGCCACGCGTCCACCCGCGGGCTGAGCCCGGCCCTTCGGCCATTCGAAACGAAAACGGCCCCGGAGAGCACTCTCCAGGGCCGTCGTTGCTAACGAATTGGCTCCAGCTGCTGGACTCGAACCAGCGACCCGGCGGTTAACAGCCGCCTGCTCTACCGACTGAGCTAAGCTGGAATGACCTCGTCGAAACGGACCGCGAGGATACCCGCGGAGCCCCGCCCGTCAAGAACTTTTTTCGAGCGTCGCGGAAACCCCCTCCTCTCCCGCCCGTAACGAGCGGTTGCCCTCCCCCGCGCCTTCTGCGAAGAAGCCGCCCGTGCAAGAAGCCGCGCCCGCCCCCGCGACGAACGCGAACGCGCCTGCCGCGAGCGGCGCGGCTGCCGCGCCCTCCACGCCGAGCGCCGCGCGAACCGCCGGGCGCGGCGGGCTCGCCATCGCCTTCGCCAAGGTCTCGTTCATCGTCTTCGGCTTCGCCCAGCAGCTCCTGCTCGAAGGGCTGCTCGGGCAAGCCGGCTACGGGCAGATCTCCCGCGTGCTCGCGATCGTCGGCGTCCTGAACAACGTCGTCGTCGCCACCGCGATCCAGGGCGTGTCCCGCGCGGTCTCCACCGCCCCGGAAGGCCACGTCGACGCCGCCTTCGCGCGCACGTTGCGCGTCCACGTGGCGCTCGCGGTCGTGCTCTCGCTCGGCTTCGCGCTCGCCGCGGGGACCATCGCGACCGCCGTCGGCGCCCCGCACGTCGCGACGCCGCTGCGCCTCGTGGCCGCCGTGGTGCTGCTCTACGGCGTCTACGCGCCGCTCGTCGGCTCGCTCAACGGCCGCAGGCGTTTCCTCGACCAGGCCGGGCTCGACGTGGGCTACGGGCTGCTCCGCACCGTCGGCATGGGCGCCGGGGCCTTCGTGCTCCTCCGGCTCGGCGGCAGCGGCACGCTCGGCGCCGCGATGGGCTTCGTCACGGCCGCCGCGCTCATCGTGCCGATCGCGCTCACCCGCTCGGGCGTGGGCCACGCGGGCGCGGGGGGCCCGAGCGCGCGTGACTACCTCGGCTTCCTCGGCCCGCTCGCGCTCGGCCAGATCGCCCTGAACCTCCTGCTCCAGACCGATTTCTTGTTGCTCAGCCGCTTCGCTGGGCAGGAGGCCGGCCGGCTCGGCCTCGCCGCGTCCGCGTCCGACGATCTGCTCGGGATCTACCGCGGCGTGCAGCTCTTCTCGTTCCTGCCGTACCAGCTCCTCATGTCCGTGAGCTTCGTGCTCTTCCCGATGCTCGCGCGGGCGCGGGCCGAGCGGAGCGAGCCGCTCGTCGCCGAGTACACGCGGGCCGGGGTGCGGATCGCGCTCGTGGTCACGGGCGCGGTCGCGGGCACGATCGCGGCGCTCGCGCCCCACGTGCTTCGCTTCGCCTACAAATCGAGCGCGATCTGGGAGCACGGAGGGCCGGTGCTGCGGGTGCTCGCGATCGGGATGGGCTCGTTCGCGATCCTCGGGATCAGCTCGGCGGCGCTGACGGGCCTCGGTCGGGAGCGGGCGAGCGCGGCGTTCAACGCGCTCGCCGTGTGCCTCGTGGCGCTCGGGTGCGTGGTGGTGACGCCGCGCCTCCCGTTTGGCCCGACGATGCTGCTCGGGACGGCGATCTCGACGTCGATCGCGCTCGGCCTCGTCTGCGTGGTGGCGGCGATCGCGCTGCGGCGCGAGGCGGGTGCGTTCGTCGCGCCGCTCTCGCTCGTGCGGGTCTTCGTCGCG is from Polyangium spumosum and encodes:
- a CDS encoding GFA family protein, which produces MTEANTYTGGCHCGKVRYEVKAGIQDLVSCNCSICMKSGTLLAFVPAAAVTLLSGGDVVADYQFGKKHIHHLFCPTCGVRTFGRGAMPDGTEMYAINVRTIDDVDLGAFKVKEFDGKSL
- a CDS encoding polysaccharide biosynthesis C-terminal domain-containing protein translates to MQEAAPAPATNANAPAASGAAAAPSTPSAARTAGRGGLAIAFAKVSFIVFGFAQQLLLEGLLGQAGYGQISRVLAIVGVLNNVVVATAIQGVSRAVSTAPEGHVDAAFARTLRVHVALAVVLSLGFALAAGTIATAVGAPHVATPLRLVAAVVLLYGVYAPLVGSLNGRRRFLDQAGLDVGYGLLRTVGMGAGAFVLLRLGGSGTLGAAMGFVTAAALIVPIALTRSGVGHAGAGGPSARDYLGFLGPLALGQIALNLLLQTDFLLLSRFAGQEAGRLGLAASASDDLLGIYRGVQLFSFLPYQLLMSVSFVLFPMLARARAERSEPLVAEYTRAGVRIALVVTGAVAGTIAALAPHVLRFAYKSSAIWEHGGPVLRVLAIGMGSFAILGISSAALTGLGRERASAAFNALAVCLVALGCVVVTPRLPFGPTMLLGTAISTSIALGLVCVVAAIALRREAGAFVAPLSLVRVFVAAGVTVAVGMRMPWLGKLAVLVEAHVMGALYLAVLVVTGEIGKKDLSLVLKVLGKPERAGDRVRRT
- a CDS encoding MmcQ/YjbR family DNA-binding protein, whose amino-acid sequence is MDPDRNAGAGAGTQANVIIERLRAICMSLPDANERVSHGEPAWFAGKGRMFASLDNHHHGAPHLSVWLPAPLGAQEALIETDPARFFRPPYVGPSGWIGMVLDTNPDWKQVGELVRDAYLHVAGKRLRERALATRPPAG